A stretch of DNA from Ancylobacter polymorphus:
GCGCGGGTGCCGCAATAGATGGTGGCCGGTTCAACCGGCCCGGCATCGAGGCGCTTTATCTCTCCCGCGCGCCGCAGACGGCGCTTGAAGAATACCGGCAAGGCGCCAGCATCACACCGCCGGCAACCCTTGCCGCCTACACGGTAACGCTCGGCGAGGTCGCGGATCTCTCGCAGGGCTACGATCCGGGCGTCTGGGATGAGACCTGGAAGGACTGGGATTGTGCGTGGCGCCGCATTGCCCGCATCGACGGAAAAGTCTCGCCATCCTGGAAGCTCGCCGATCGCGTGATCACCGCCGGGCTTCGCGGCATTCTGTTTCCCTCACTTCGCCATGCCGGCGGCACCAATCTGGTGATCTTTCCGGCCAATCTGCTCGCTGACGACACGGTCACGGTCCACGATCCCGATCATCGGCTGCCGAAAGACCAATCTTCGTGGTCGTAGGCTTCTTCGGGGAAATAGCAGGAGCTCTCAGCTCTCCTCGTCAGCCTCAACTTCCTCTCCAAGCTCCTCCCCATCGCCTTCCATCATCGCCAACGGAAACTCCCCGGCGAGCAGCCTGTCCTTGCTGAGCAGGCCGGCGTCCTCCAGCGCCTCCATGTCGGGAAGGTCGCGCAAGGTATCAAAGCCGAAATGAGCGAGGAATTCTCGTGTGGTCACATAGGTATAGGGCGCGCCGGGCTGGGGGCTGCGCGGCCCGGCGGCGATGAAGCCGAGGCGGCGCAGATGGCCGATTGTGTCGCGGCTGACCTCCTTGCCAAAGAACCGGCTGAGCTCGCCCCGGGTGATCGGCTGGAAATAGCCGATGCACAGCAGCACCAGCGCCTCGGATTGGGAGAGCGGCTTGGCCTCCGTCGTGCCGAGCCCGGTCGCCACCCCGATCGCCTCCGCATAGTGCCGGCGGGTGCGGTGCTGCCAGCCGCCAGCGACCGAAACCAACTCATAAGGGCGCCCGGCGAGTTCGGCGCGGATGTCGGCGATGATGAGATCGAGATTGCAGTCGCGGCCGACCACCTTGGCCAGCGCCTCGCGCCCGACCGGCTCAGGCGAAGCAAAGATCACCGCCTCGACCCGGCCCATCCATTCGCGCCAGCGCAGCTCGGGCGGAAGATGGGTGAGTTCGGCATCGAAGCTTACCGGGGTTTTCGCGCGCCGGCCCATCTCAGAGCCCATAGAGCTTGAAGCTGGAACGGCCGGTCAGCTCGCGCACCGCACCAAACGCTTCCAGCCGCTCGAACAGCCGCCGCGCGGCCCAGCGCGAGAGTTTCGGCGTCGTCAGCGTCCCGGGCACCGCGTCCTCGTCGAGCAGAAGGGCGATCGCCTCCCCCGCCCCCTTGGCGCGCAGTTTTGGTGCGACCGCCTGGAGCCGGGCGGCGCGGGGGGCAATCTCGGCGGCGCCGCGCAGGGCCCGCGTCGCCGCCTGCGCCACGGCGAGACAGATCGCGGTGTCGAAGCCCTCGTGCCCGGGACGCGACCGCCCTCCTCCCCGGCCCGGACGGCGAAACGCGGCACCCGGCGCTTCCGCCATCAACAGCGGCACGGGCAGCGGCCAGCGCAGGCGCAGCGCCAGGACCTGGTCGGCCAGCCACCAGCCGAGCAGCTCGGCGTCGGGCCGCAGAGCGCGAACCTCCGCGGCAATCGCGGCCGCCGCGAAGGGCGCGGGCGTCGCCGCGCGGGCCAGCCCCTCGATCCGGTCCGGCAACATCGCCAGTTCGTCGCTCCAGCGAATCCCGAGTTGCTCCGTGACCGAGCGCAGGGCTTCCACATCGACACCGGGCGAGCGGCCGGCGAGGCGGCGCCAGGCGGCGAGAATGGTGCCGGCAGGCCCCGGATCGTCGCCGGGCTGGCGCAGGTGCCACGCATCGCGCAGCACGGCCTCAGTCTCGGCCCGGCCGACGACGGACATGGCGGCGGCAGCGCAATTCAA
This window harbors:
- a CDS encoding RES family NAD+ phosphorylase gives rise to the protein MRIARLGPDEIFHRYLTPKWAFLPTSGAGAAIDGGRFNRPGIEALYLSRAPQTALEEYRQGASITPPATLAAYTVTLGEVADLSQGYDPGVWDETWKDWDCAWRRIARIDGKVSPSWKLADRVITAGLRGILFPSLRHAGGTNLVIFPANLLADDTVTVHDPDHRLPKDQSSWS
- the scpB gene encoding SMC-Scp complex subunit ScpB, encoding MGRRAKTPVSFDAELTHLPPELRWREWMGRVEAVIFASPEPVGREALAKVVGRDCNLDLIIADIRAELAGRPYELVSVAGGWQHRTRRHYAEAIGVATGLGTTEAKPLSQSEALVLLCIGYFQPITRGELSRFFGKEVSRDTIGHLRRLGFIAAGPRSPQPGAPYTYVTTREFLAHFGFDTLRDLPDMEALEDAGLLSKDRLLAGEFPLAMMEGDGEELGEEVEADEES
- a CDS encoding DUF1403 family protein; the encoded protein is MDAAPNPFLPVSFAVPTVPGWALPLGPVTDPAEAAFFAGAALNSLDNLVRAAPPWAGAWRQRLALNCAAAAMSVVGRAETEAVLRDAWHLRQPGDDPGPAGTILAAWRRLAGRSPGVDVEALRSVTEQLGIRWSDELAMLPDRIEGLARAATPAPFAAAAIAAEVRALRPDAELLGWWLADQVLALRLRWPLPVPLLMAEAPGAAFRRPGRGGGRSRPGHEGFDTAICLAVAQAATRALRGAAEIAPRAARLQAVAPKLRAKGAGEAIALLLDEDAVPGTLTTPKLSRWAARRLFERLEAFGAVRELTGRSSFKLYGL